One genomic region from Nocardia vinacea encodes:
- a CDS encoding non-ribosomal peptide synthetase, translating into MTVDRSVPAEIEDVLALSPLQEGLFSLARLAADGVDLYTMQFVIDIGGPIDVPMLRRSAEAILQRHANLRAAFWDKDLPKPVQIVPTGVDLPWFEISALPAEFDAIAETDRQQRFDLSRGPALRITLVTLPDERHRGMAADGARGVGGVGKHRGMAADGACGVGGVGRRRMIVTAHHILMDGWAVAVFFRELIAVYEAGGQADSLPPARPYRDYIGWLAAQDTAAITRSWTEYLAPLSGPLMLAAGTATEVGTAIPRRSRFSLDNAETGRLVQWARANGLTMSTVVQFAWAVVLGRLTDRRDVVFGTTISGRPDALPGVETMIGLFINTVPARVLIDRTRTVAQQCAQLQRESAAMRDAGYVSLSTIQRAAGHGALFDVLFVFENAPIGAATDPIVTASGTRFLPVAMESLVHYPLSVVSHLNDGTLVVMLEAIAEALPHFPVADIGERILSVLRQLPDHGDSSPDALDLLLADEKVVVAEKHVSANGTAYELFLNQVARTPDAIALSTGSDRYTYRELRAAAGQLANELINNGIGPETVVALALPRSTRSIIAILAVLEAGGAYVPVDISAPAARIESILRQADPKLVLTVGESANLLGETTHPVLVLDDPAVAERIANHPIQPYRPVPPHVAAYLIFTSGSTGEPKGVIGTHAALTSYFTDHRDRVYRPAVARLGRRLRIAHAWSLSFDASWQPMIGLFDGHAVHLFDETEMRDAQGLVDGIVRHQIDMIDTSPSMFTQLSAAGLVDGERLTVLALGGEAIGAPMWEQLRALPGTAVYNCYGPTETTVEAVVATVNTGRNEPGNVQPTIGGPVDRMSAYVFDAMLRPVPRGVVGELYLSGAQVARGYIGKAAITADRFIADPFRSGVRMYRTGDLVRQLPNGDLAYLGRADDQVKIRGYRIEIGDIETALLQLPQVRAGAVLVVQRPSGPSLVAFAVSADSATLRARLAERLPAYMVPARVIALPELPVTPNGKLDVRALNALALAALQGSAQRTLPSTDTERILCRALAEALGGTTPGIYEDFIELGMDSIVAISLVNAVRRAGLSVSPAMVMTNPTVRDLAAAIDSRAAQQENSPAEIGEVLPTPIMSWMYEYGGFRRLALSTLVSLPAEVDRAQLEAVLQALLDGHDMLRGQLSTTENRFETRAPGSVRAADILHEVRVSDDFGTVLEEHARAAIDRIDPKTGTMIQAVRFVGPDVLLLSIHHLAVDPVSWHIVLADLAAAWSHVTEGQTATVAPEFTGYRGWAELLDKRRTAPEVSAQRDFWTDQLTGPDPELGLRRPDPTRDTWSSYRLTPSFMPTDTTRRILDGLGSGLGMHELLFTALTIALTTWRAERNQDGSTGALVALEGHGREDVTVGNVDTSRTVGWFTTVYPLRVGTGSTLDITGAESDPAEATSLLKAVAAQLDSVPNKGLDYGLLRYGDTEPQADPQVMLDYLGRMDLTAGASGPWTPITDLTLHQRLPVAPEPDMPLRYALDLVVAVYPGADGPQLATLFRWSDVLFDTTEIDRFATIWQRCITAVAAAIPSATPGER; encoded by the coding sequence ATGACTGTGGACCGGAGCGTCCCGGCCGAAATCGAGGATGTGCTCGCGCTCAGCCCATTACAGGAGGGGCTGTTCTCGTTGGCGCGGCTGGCCGCCGACGGGGTCGATCTGTACACGATGCAGTTCGTCATCGATATCGGCGGTCCGATCGACGTGCCGATGCTGCGCCGCAGCGCCGAGGCGATTCTGCAGCGGCACGCCAATCTCCGGGCCGCGTTCTGGGATAAGGATCTACCCAAGCCGGTGCAGATCGTGCCGACCGGGGTGGATCTGCCCTGGTTCGAAATCTCCGCGCTACCAGCGGAATTCGATGCCATCGCCGAAACCGACCGGCAGCAGCGGTTCGATCTCTCGCGCGGTCCGGCCCTGCGGATTACGCTGGTCACGCTACCCGACGAGCGGCACAGGGGGATGGCAGCCGACGGAGCTCGCGGAGTCGGCGGGGTGGGTAAACACAGGGGGATGGCAGCCGACGGAGCTTGCGGAGTCGGCGGGGTGGGTAGGCGCAGGATGATCGTGACCGCGCATCACATCCTGATGGACGGCTGGGCGGTCGCGGTGTTCTTCCGCGAGCTGATCGCGGTGTACGAGGCCGGGGGACAGGCGGATTCGCTGCCACCGGCGCGGCCGTACCGCGATTACATCGGCTGGCTCGCCGCGCAGGACACCGCCGCCATCACCCGCAGCTGGACCGAATACCTCGCGCCGCTGAGCGGTCCGCTCATGCTGGCCGCCGGTACGGCAACCGAAGTCGGCACGGCGATTCCGCGCCGCAGCCGATTCAGCTTGGACAATGCCGAAACCGGGCGGCTGGTGCAATGGGCACGGGCGAACGGTCTGACCATGAGTACGGTCGTCCAATTCGCCTGGGCCGTCGTACTCGGGCGGCTCACCGATCGACGCGATGTCGTCTTCGGCACCACCATTTCCGGCCGTCCGGATGCGCTGCCCGGTGTCGAAACGATGATCGGGCTGTTCATCAATACGGTGCCCGCGCGTGTCCTTATCGACCGAACCAGAACCGTCGCCCAGCAATGTGCACAGCTGCAGCGTGAATCGGCGGCTATGCGGGATGCGGGATATGTGAGCCTGTCGACCATTCAGCGCGCGGCCGGGCACGGTGCGCTGTTCGACGTGCTATTCGTCTTCGAGAACGCGCCCATCGGCGCGGCCACCGATCCGATCGTCACCGCGAGCGGCACCCGGTTCCTGCCGGTGGCAATGGAAAGTCTGGTGCACTACCCGCTTTCGGTGGTGTCTCATCTGAACGACGGCACGCTCGTCGTGATGCTCGAGGCGATTGCCGAAGCGCTGCCGCACTTTCCGGTCGCCGATATCGGTGAGCGGATCCTGTCCGTGCTGCGTCAGCTGCCCGATCATGGCGATTCGAGCCCCGATGCACTGGATCTGCTGCTGGCCGATGAGAAAGTCGTCGTTGCCGAGAAGCATGTCTCCGCGAATGGCACAGCTTACGAGCTCTTCCTGAACCAGGTCGCCCGCACCCCGGATGCGATCGCATTGAGCACCGGTTCGGATCGCTACACCTACCGTGAATTGCGCGCAGCCGCAGGGCAACTGGCGAATGAGCTGATCAATAACGGTATCGGTCCGGAAACCGTTGTCGCTCTTGCGCTACCGCGATCGACCCGGTCTATCATCGCCATTCTCGCCGTACTGGAAGCAGGCGGAGCCTATGTGCCGGTGGACATCTCGGCACCTGCCGCACGCATCGAATCCATACTGCGCCAGGCGGATCCGAAACTCGTGCTGACGGTTGGGGAGTCCGCAAACCTGCTCGGCGAGACCACCCACCCGGTTCTGGTACTCGACGATCCCGCGGTCGCGGAGCGAATCGCAAACCACCCCATCCAGCCCTACCGTCCGGTCCCTCCACACGTCGCCGCCTACCTCATCTTCACCTCCGGCTCGACCGGCGAACCCAAGGGCGTCATCGGCACCCACGCCGCTCTGACCAGCTACTTCACCGACCACCGCGACCGCGTCTACCGCCCGGCGGTTGCCCGACTCGGCCGCCGATTGCGCATAGCGCACGCCTGGTCGCTGAGCTTCGACGCCTCCTGGCAGCCGATGATCGGCCTGTTCGACGGCCACGCCGTCCACCTGTTCGACGAGACCGAAATGCGCGATGCGCAGGGCCTTGTCGACGGCATCGTGCGGCACCAGATCGACATGATCGATACCTCGCCGTCCATGTTCACCCAGCTCTCGGCCGCCGGTCTGGTGGACGGTGAGCGACTGACCGTGCTCGCCCTCGGCGGCGAGGCCATCGGTGCACCCATGTGGGAGCAGCTGCGCGCGCTGCCGGGCACCGCGGTCTACAACTGTTACGGCCCCACCGAGACCACGGTCGAGGCGGTGGTCGCGACGGTGAATACCGGTCGCAACGAGCCGGGGAATGTCCAGCCCACCATCGGCGGACCGGTGGATCGCATGTCCGCCTATGTCTTCGATGCCATGCTGCGGCCGGTGCCGCGCGGTGTTGTCGGTGAGCTGTACTTGTCCGGCGCTCAGGTGGCACGCGGCTATATCGGTAAGGCCGCCATCACCGCGGATCGCTTTATCGCCGACCCCTTCCGATCCGGCGTTCGCATGTATCGCACAGGTGATTTGGTGCGGCAGTTGCCGAATGGCGATCTCGCCTATCTCGGCCGAGCCGACGACCAGGTCAAGATCCGTGGCTACCGAATCGAAATCGGCGATATCGAAACGGCTTTGCTGCAGCTGCCGCAGGTTCGTGCGGGCGCTGTGTTGGTTGTGCAGCGGCCGAGCGGCCCGAGTCTGGTCGCCTTCGCGGTCAGTGCTGATTCGGCCACCTTGCGTGCCCGTCTCGCGGAGCGCCTGCCTGCGTATATGGTTCCGGCGCGGGTCATTGCGCTGCCCGAGCTGCCGGTCACCCCCAACGGCAAGCTCGATGTCCGAGCTCTGAACGCGCTGGCGTTGGCGGCCCTACAGGGCTCCGCCCAGCGCACCCTGCCGAGCACCGATACCGAGCGGATCCTCTGCCGCGCGCTTGCCGAGGCGCTGGGCGGTACCACACCCGGCATCTATGAAGACTTCATCGAACTCGGCATGGACAGCATTGTCGCCATCTCCCTGGTGAACGCGGTGCGACGCGCGGGACTCTCGGTCAGCCCCGCCATGGTCATGACCAACCCCACCGTCCGCGATCTGGCGGCCGCCATCGATTCCCGTGCGGCACAACAGGAGAACAGCCCGGCTGAGATCGGCGAGGTACTCCCGACGCCGATCATGTCCTGGATGTACGAGTACGGCGGCTTCCGCAGGCTCGCACTCTCGACGCTGGTATCGCTGCCCGCCGAGGTGGATCGGGCACAGTTGGAAGCGGTGCTACAGGCACTACTCGACGGTCACGATATGCTGCGCGGCCAGCTGTCGACGACCGAAAACAGGTTCGAAACCAGAGCGCCGGGCAGCGTGCGCGCCGCCGATATCCTGCACGAGGTTCGGGTATCCGATGACTTCGGCACCGTACTCGAGGAACATGCGCGAGCGGCGATCGATCGCATCGATCCGAAGACCGGCACCATGATTCAGGCCGTCCGCTTCGTGGGCCCCGATGTGCTGCTGCTGTCGATCCACCACCTCGCGGTGGATCCCGTTTCCTGGCACATCGTCCTCGCGGATCTAGCGGCCGCATGGTCGCACGTCACGGAAGGGCAAACTGCCACTGTCGCACCAGAATTCACTGGGTACCGCGGCTGGGCGGAACTACTCGACAAGCGCCGCACCGCACCGGAAGTATCAGCTCAACGCGACTTCTGGACCGACCAACTGACCGGCCCCGATCCGGAACTCGGCCTGCGCCGTCCGGATCCGACCCGCGACACCTGGTCCTCCTACCGTCTCACGCCGTCGTTCATGCCGACCGACACCACCCGTCGGATCCTCGACGGCCTCGGTAGTGGCCTCGGCATGCACGAATTGCTGTTCACCGCACTGACAATCGCGCTCACCACCTGGCGAGCCGAACGCAACCAGGACGGCTCCACCGGCGCGCTGGTCGCCCTCGAGGGCCACGGCCGCGAAGACGTCACCGTCGGCAACGTCGACACCTCGCGGACGGTCGGCTGGTTCACCACCGTGTACCCACTGCGTGTCGGCACGGGCTCGACACTCGACATCACCGGCGCCGAATCCGATCCGGCCGAAGCCACAAGCCTGCTGAAAGCTGTTGCGGCACAGCTCGACAGCGTCCCGAACAAAGGCTTGGACTACGGCCTGCTCCGCTACGGCGACACCGAACCGCAGGCCGATCCGCAGGTAATGCTCGACTACCTCGGCCGCATGGACCTCACCGCAGGCGCATCGGGTCCATGGACCCCGATCACCGACCTCACCCTGCACCAACGGCTTCCGGTCGCCCCCGAACCGGATATGCCGCTGCGCTACGCACTCGACCTCGTCGTCGCGGTCTACCCCGGCGCCGACGGACCCCAGCTGGCCACCCTGTTCCGCTGGAGCGACGTGCTTTTCGACACGACCGAGATCGACCGTTTCGCCACCATCTGGCAGCGCTGCATCACCGCAGTCGCCGCCGCCATACCAAGCGCAACTCCGGGAGAACGATGA
- a CDS encoding ATP-binding cassette domain-containing protein: MNAIENAIVVEDVRKSFGDVHAVRGLTFSAPAGSVLGVLGPNGAGKTTMVSILSTLTKPDAGRALVAGYDVVREAADVRASIMLTGQYAALDEVLTGRENLVLFGRLMGLRPKQAKVRATELLEQFDLTEAADRRVGGYSGGMRRRIDIACGLVRPPKVVFLDEPTTGLDPVSRQGVWSLVRSLEEQGVTILLTTQYLEEADALSDNIIVIDKGRVIAEGTADELKARSGSSYCEVVPVDAGDVPAVVTALDGLGTVTVAESKDRVSLPAPDGAATLAEALRRITEAGIELIDIALRRPSLDEVFIKLTTDEPGLVTA; the protein is encoded by the coding sequence ATGAACGCGATCGAAAACGCCATCGTGGTCGAGGACGTCCGCAAGTCCTTCGGCGACGTCCACGCCGTGCGCGGCCTGACCTTCTCGGCGCCGGCCGGAAGTGTGCTGGGCGTCCTCGGCCCGAACGGCGCGGGCAAGACCACCATGGTCTCCATCCTGTCCACGCTGACCAAGCCCGATGCCGGCCGCGCCCTGGTCGCGGGATACGACGTCGTACGCGAGGCCGCGGACGTGCGGGCATCCATCATGCTCACCGGCCAGTATGCGGCGCTCGACGAGGTGCTGACCGGCCGGGAGAACCTCGTCCTGTTCGGCCGCCTGATGGGTCTGCGTCCGAAACAGGCCAAGGTCCGTGCCACCGAACTGCTCGAACAGTTCGATCTCACCGAGGCGGCCGATCGCCGCGTCGGCGGCTACTCCGGTGGTATGCGCAGACGCATCGATATCGCCTGCGGACTGGTGCGCCCACCCAAGGTCGTCTTCCTCGACGAACCCACCACCGGCCTGGATCCGGTGAGCAGACAGGGCGTTTGGTCGCTGGTGCGCTCGCTCGAGGAACAGGGCGTGACGATCCTGCTCACCACGCAGTACCTCGAGGAGGCGGATGCGTTGAGCGACAACATCATCGTCATCGACAAGGGCCGGGTCATCGCCGAGGGCACCGCGGACGAACTCAAGGCCCGCTCGGGTTCGAGCTACTGCGAGGTCGTTCCGGTCGACGCGGGTGACGTGCCCGCCGTGGTCACCGCGCTGGACGGACTCGGCACGGTCACCGTCGCCGAATCCAAGGACCGGGTGTCGCTGCCCGCTCCCGACGGTGCCGCCACGCTGGCCGAGGCGCTGCGCCGCATTACCGAGGCCGGTATCGAACTCATCGACATCGCCCTGCGCAGACCGTCCCTCGACGAGGTCTTCATCAAGCTCACCACCGACGAACCGGGGTTGGTGACCGCATGA
- a CDS encoding ABC transporter permease, with the protein MTESVTIPAGMQWTALSGRTVRAAVREGDLPFGFVAPMIFFVCFYVPLRKSMEQTGADYAQYLLPVIVLQGMFFTAMSAADRAARDTFSGMGTRMRSMPVKSWVPLAARMSANLVRALAGLAGAVVIGTAFGFRFHSGAAALVFIALSLAFAVALVIGADTLGVATGKPEVGASALLAPQLLLIMMSTGFVPAEGFPGWIQPFVRNQPVSQAAAALRDLANGEYTSAVAVAVAWILGLIVAFTAISVWVERRRP; encoded by the coding sequence ATGACCGAATCAGTCACAATTCCCGCCGGAATGCAGTGGACCGCGCTGAGCGGTCGCACCGTGCGCGCGGCGGTCCGCGAGGGTGATCTGCCCTTCGGTTTCGTCGCGCCGATGATCTTCTTCGTCTGTTTCTATGTCCCGCTGCGCAAGTCGATGGAGCAGACCGGTGCGGACTACGCCCAGTACCTGCTGCCGGTGATCGTCCTGCAGGGCATGTTCTTCACCGCCATGTCGGCGGCCGACCGCGCCGCCCGAGACACTTTCAGCGGCATGGGAACTCGCATGCGGTCCATGCCGGTCAAATCGTGGGTACCGCTGGCCGCCCGAATGTCCGCGAATCTGGTTCGCGCGCTGGCCGGACTCGCTGGAGCGGTGGTCATCGGCACGGCCTTCGGATTCCGATTCCACAGTGGGGCAGCGGCTCTCGTCTTCATCGCATTGTCCCTGGCCTTCGCCGTTGCACTGGTCATCGGTGCCGACACACTCGGCGTCGCCACGGGTAAGCCGGAAGTCGGCGCGTCCGCACTGCTGGCACCGCAACTGCTGCTCATCATGATGTCCACGGGTTTTGTTCCGGCCGAAGGCTTTCCGGGTTGGATCCAGCCCTTTGTTCGCAATCAGCCGGTATCCCAAGCCGCTGCTGCTCTGCGCGATCTCGCCAATGGCGAATACACCTCGGCCGTCGCCGTAGCGGTGGCCTGGATTCTCGGCCTGATCGTGGCCTTCACCGCGATCTCGGTCTGGGTGGAAAGGCGACGGCCGTGA
- a CDS encoding ABC transporter permease has protein sequence MKTLIDQSFVETGRLLRRWPREQEVLTSTVILPVLLLLMYQLVLHKFLSASSGVDAIYGFVPMIAVTGAMYGAMGTGLSLYAERESGLLRRIWVLPVHRAAGLIGRLLAECGRTLIATIIVVALGVALGLRFEQGWLGVLGALAVPVLLIPGFATMVITVGVSKAGDKVVQLFSALVLLGMFFNSGFVPVENYPGWLQPVVRVQPMSCAIEAMRGCTIGGPVATPLLQTIGWSVGLALVFGAFAVRGYRKAAEG, from the coding sequence GTGAAAACACTGATCGACCAGAGCTTCGTCGAAACGGGCCGACTGTTGCGACGCTGGCCGCGCGAACAGGAGGTGCTGACCTCGACCGTGATCCTGCCGGTACTGCTGCTGTTGATGTACCAACTGGTGCTCCACAAATTCCTCAGCGCATCCTCCGGCGTGGACGCCATCTACGGTTTCGTCCCGATGATCGCGGTCACCGGCGCTATGTACGGCGCCATGGGGACCGGCCTTTCGCTCTACGCGGAACGGGAAAGCGGTCTGCTGCGGCGCATTTGGGTGTTGCCGGTGCACCGCGCGGCCGGACTGATCGGCAGACTGCTCGCCGAATGCGGACGCACGCTGATCGCGACGATCATCGTGGTCGCCCTCGGCGTCGCGCTCGGATTGCGCTTCGAGCAGGGCTGGTTGGGTGTGCTCGGTGCGCTCGCCGTTCCAGTGCTGCTGATTCCCGGCTTCGCCACCATGGTGATCACCGTCGGCGTCAGCAAGGCGGGCGACAAAGTCGTGCAATTGTTCTCGGCACTCGTACTGCTCGGGATGTTCTTCAATTCCGGATTCGTGCCCGTGGAGAACTACCCGGGTTGGTTGCAGCCGGTGGTGCGCGTCCAGCCGATGAGCTGCGCCATCGAGGCAATGCGCGGCTGCACGATCGGCGGCCCCGTCGCCACTCCGCTGCTGCAGACCATCGGCTGGTCCGTTGGGCTCGCCCTGGTCTTCGGCGCTTTCGCGGTACGCGGCTACCGCAAGGCCGCGGAGGGCTGA
- a CDS encoding MFS transporter yields the protein MTIPSADLDLGDVQTIRRRLRYDRDHPHYKWIVLTNTTIGVLLSAVNASIVLISLPAIFRGIGLNPLEAGNVGYLLWMLMGYLLVTAVLVVMFGRLGDIFGRVRIYNLGFAVFAVTSVALSFDPFQGGSGAMWIIVWRVLQGIGGAMLTANSTAILTDAFPAKQRGTALGINMVAAVAGSFLGLIIGGVLSEWDWRAVFWVSVPIAVIGSIWSYRSLHEVGMRTKGKVDWAGTITFGLGLTALLTGITYGIQPHGGHPTGWSNPWVLGAVLGGIALLAAFCVVETKVAEPMFHLSLFRNRAFGLGNFANLMVSIGRGGMQFMLIIWLQGIWLPLHGYDYESTPLWAGIYLLPLTVGFLAAGPVSGWLSDRYGSRGFTTGGATLAGLTFLLLLVIPVDFNYWVFATIVLLNGIGCGLFFSPNTAAIMSSVPASQRGAASGMRGTLFNGGNALSMGIFFSLMVVGLAASLPSALDSGLRTQGVSAGAASQLADLPPVASMFAAFLGYNPIQELLGPSGELAKPGVNADTLTGQEFFPHLLTGPFHSGLIVVFVSAALMMFLAAAASYFAGDRYVEEELAELAEADELVAAR from the coding sequence GTGACGATTCCATCCGCCGATCTCGATCTGGGTGATGTCCAGACCATTCGCCGCCGCCTGCGCTATGACCGGGATCACCCGCACTACAAATGGATCGTCCTGACCAACACCACCATTGGTGTGCTGCTCAGCGCGGTCAATGCCTCGATAGTGCTGATCTCGCTGCCCGCGATCTTCCGAGGTATCGGACTGAATCCACTGGAAGCGGGCAATGTCGGCTATCTGCTGTGGATGTTGATGGGCTATCTGCTCGTCACCGCGGTGCTCGTGGTGATGTTCGGCCGGCTCGGCGATATCTTCGGCCGCGTCCGGATCTACAACCTCGGCTTCGCGGTCTTCGCGGTGACCTCGGTCGCGCTGTCCTTCGATCCGTTCCAGGGTGGTTCGGGCGCGATGTGGATCATCGTCTGGCGTGTGCTGCAGGGCATCGGCGGCGCCATGCTGACGGCCAATTCGACGGCCATCCTCACCGACGCCTTCCCGGCCAAACAGCGTGGTACCGCACTCGGCATCAATATGGTGGCCGCGGTCGCGGGCTCCTTCCTCGGACTGATCATCGGCGGCGTGCTCTCGGAATGGGATTGGCGCGCGGTGTTCTGGGTCAGCGTGCCGATCGCCGTGATCGGTTCGATCTGGTCCTATCGCTCGCTGCACGAGGTCGGCATGCGCACCAAGGGCAAGGTCGACTGGGCGGGCACCATCACCTTCGGCCTCGGCCTGACCGCACTGCTCACCGGCATCACCTACGGCATCCAGCCCCATGGCGGGCACCCCACCGGCTGGTCCAACCCCTGGGTGCTCGGCGCGGTACTCGGCGGCATCGCTTTGCTCGCGGCGTTCTGCGTGGTGGAGACCAAGGTCGCCGAGCCGATGTTCCATCTGTCGCTGTTCCGCAATCGCGCGTTCGGCCTCGGCAATTTCGCCAATCTGATGGTCTCGATCGGCCGCGGCGGCATGCAGTTCATGCTGATCATCTGGCTGCAGGGCATCTGGTTGCCGCTGCACGGCTACGACTACGAATCGACGCCGCTGTGGGCCGGTATCTATCTATTGCCGCTGACCGTGGGATTCCTTGCCGCCGGACCGGTTTCGGGTTGGCTGTCGGACCGCTACGGATCGCGCGGGTTCACCACCGGCGGCGCGACACTGGCCGGGCTCACCTTCCTGCTGCTGCTCGTCATCCCGGTCGACTTCAACTACTGGGTGTTCGCCACGATCGTGCTGCTCAACGGCATCGGTTGCGGACTGTTCTTCTCACCGAACACCGCCGCCATCATGTCGAGCGTGCCCGCGTCCCAGCGCGGTGCGGCCTCCGGCATGCGCGGCACCCTGTTCAACGGCGGCAATGCGCTGTCGATGGGAATCTTCTTCTCGCTCATGGTCGTCGGCCTCGCCGCGAGCCTGCCTTCGGCACTCGACAGTGGTCTGCGCACCCAGGGCGTATCCGCGGGCGCCGCGTCCCAACTCGCCGACCTGCCACCCGTCGCGAGCATGTTCGCCGCCTTCCTCGGTTACAACCCGATCCAGGAATTGCTCGGCCCCAGTGGCGAATTGGCCAAGCCGGGCGTCAACGCGGACACCCTCACCGGTCAGGAGTTCTTCCCGCATCTGCTCACCGGACCGTTCCACTCGGGTCTGATCGTGGTGTTCGTCTCGGCCGCCCTGATGATGTTCCTGGCCGCCGCGGCCTCGTACTTCGCGGGCGATAGGTACGTCGAGGAGGAACTGGCCGAACTCGCCGAGGCCGACGAACTCGTCGCCGCACGCTGA
- a CDS encoding DUF6545 domain-containing protein, translating into MNSLPVAPVVVIVGFVAAITIGRWFLVDETLSDRLINRALAWDLVGLLVFICVGRLGRAHLALDLFTIFGALAVANVFGFARLLDGGDTRTAMRRQRTYDRIAVVAGGVVLVGIVVAPQRDWGLTVWSLTSVPTALSGVLMTRACVRELRTGGITAKERLTYGALLMVAGYAASATVVSLVRMATGTRPDEQGPIWAIGIPLWNAVLARAELDRAGRCCRRLRPLWRALTDAVPEVVLARPSSGSTSGLYRMTIEIRDALVQLRPYAPDAEAHTDIREYARCIAQAVQNKAAGGSPATASGRATPVDLRDRTDELRYLLALAAEWPKARALVRAGLESPAR; encoded by the coding sequence ATGAACTCGCTGCCGGTCGCGCCCGTGGTGGTGATCGTCGGATTCGTCGCGGCGATCACCATCGGCCGGTGGTTCCTGGTCGACGAGACCCTCAGCGACCGGCTCATCAATCGCGCACTGGCCTGGGATCTGGTCGGTCTGCTCGTCTTCATCTGCGTCGGTAGGCTCGGTCGGGCTCATCTCGCGCTCGACCTGTTCACGATCTTCGGTGCGCTGGCGGTGGCGAATGTCTTCGGATTCGCACGATTGCTCGATGGCGGGGACACGCGAACCGCGATGCGGCGGCAGCGCACCTACGACCGGATCGCCGTGGTGGCCGGCGGTGTTGTGCTGGTCGGCATAGTGGTGGCCCCGCAGCGAGATTGGGGGCTGACCGTCTGGTCACTTACCTCGGTGCCGACCGCATTGTCCGGCGTGCTGATGACGCGGGCCTGCGTCCGGGAGTTGCGCACCGGGGGGATCACGGCGAAGGAACGACTGACCTACGGCGCACTGCTGATGGTCGCCGGGTATGCGGCGAGCGCGACGGTGGTCTCGCTCGTGCGGATGGCCACCGGCACTCGACCCGATGAGCAGGGGCCGATCTGGGCGATCGGAATCCCGCTGTGGAATGCGGTGCTGGCTCGGGCGGAGTTGGATCGGGCCGGGCGCTGCTGTCGCCGACTGCGTCCGTTGTGGCGGGCGCTGACCGATGCCGTACCCGAGGTGGTGTTGGCTCGGCCGAGTAGTGGCTCCACGTCAGGGCTTTATCGGATGACGATCGAAATACGCGACGCCCTGGTGCAATTGCGGCCGTACGCACCGGATGCCGAGGCGCACACCGATATCCGCGAATACGCGCGGTGTATCGCGCAGGCCGTGCAGAACAAAGCTGCTGGTGGGTCGCCCGCGACGGCCTCCGGTCGCGCCACTCCGGTCGACCTACGCGACCGGACCGATGAACTCAGGTACCTGCTGGCCCTGGCCGCGGAATGGCCGAAGGCCCGCGCGCTGGTGCGTGCGGGCCTCGAATCTCCGGCGCGCTGA
- a CDS encoding ABC transporter substrate-binding protein, with protein sequence MESVRTSRGWRRAAVAVLAGALTLGIAACGSSSDDAESGGGTPVTINHARGTTTVQGTPKKIVTLGNQWLDSTLALGVTPVGYVDNVASVSKSTPAWEPKSLESAKALNTTGNIAEQVAALEPDLILVDGFLADQKTYDELSKVAPTLPALTSASIQPWQDLVTTLGKVLHKEDDATRVIADVDKKVESIGQANPGLKGKTFASTWLASPAQLMVLTDPNDGSSKIFTQLGLSIPKNLTDQPSNQGRLALSPERVDELTADLLLAGYSPGMDDKYRQLPGYTELPAVQKGSVVFLTVQEISAVNQPTALSVPYLLNKLEPAFANAAK encoded by the coding sequence ATGGAGTCTGTACGGACGTCTCGTGGCTGGAGGCGGGCGGCGGTTGCCGTGCTGGCCGGTGCACTGACCCTGGGTATTGCCGCCTGTGGGTCGTCGAGCGATGACGCGGAGTCCGGCGGTGGCACACCCGTCACCATCAACCACGCCCGCGGCACGACAACGGTGCAGGGCACCCCGAAAAAGATTGTCACGCTGGGGAATCAGTGGCTGGATTCGACGCTGGCGCTCGGCGTGACCCCGGTCGGCTATGTCGACAATGTCGCCTCGGTATCCAAGAGCACCCCGGCGTGGGAGCCGAAGTCGCTCGAATCGGCGAAGGCCTTGAATACCACCGGCAATATCGCCGAGCAGGTCGCGGCGCTGGAGCCGGATCTGATTCTGGTGGACGGATTCCTGGCCGACCAGAAGACCTATGACGAGCTGTCCAAGGTCGCCCCGACGCTGCCCGCACTCACCTCCGCGTCGATCCAGCCCTGGCAGGATCTGGTGACCACGCTCGGCAAGGTACTGCACAAAGAAGACGACGCGACCCGAGTGATCGCCGATGTGGACAAGAAGGTGGAGTCCATCGGCCAGGCCAATCCGGGCCTGAAGGGCAAGACCTTCGCGAGCACCTGGTTGGCCAGCCCGGCCCAGCTGATGGTGCTGACCGATCCGAACGACGGGTCCAGCAAGATCTTCACCCAGCTCGGACTGAGCATTCCGAAGAACCTCACCGATCAGCCGTCGAATCAGGGCCGGCTGGCGCTGTCCCCGGAGCGGGTCGACGAGCTCACCGCCGATCTGCTGCTCGCGGGCTACTCCCCCGGTATGGACGACAAGTACCGGCAGCTCCCCGGATACACCGAGCTGCCCGCGGTGCAGAAGGGTTCGGTGGTCTTCCTCACGGTGCAGGAGATCAGCGCCGTGAACCAGCCGACCGCGCTGTCGGTGCCCTACCTGTTGAACAAGCTGGAGCCCGCCTTCGCCAACGCGGCGAAATAG